In Methanoculleus sp. SDB, a single genomic region encodes these proteins:
- a CDS encoding nucleoside-diphosphate-sugar pyrophosphorylase: MQAVILAGGRGRRLRPYTTVLPKPLMPIGDYPILEVILRQLHQCGFDDIIISTGYLHEIIRAYLDSAAHPGWHIRYSHEQEPLGTIGPLRLIHDLESRFLVMNGDILTDLNYRLLMEAHTAQEARATVATYQRDVPIDFGVLTRDAENRITSFREKPLFHFDVSMGIYVFERDILEFVPEDRPFGFDDLMYALIDAEERVYSYPYDGYWLDIGRPDDYERSIEEFDQFRDRFLI; the protein is encoded by the coding sequence ATGCAGGCAGTCATACTTGCCGGGGGACGCGGGCGACGGCTTCGCCCTTATACGACGGTGCTCCCGAAACCTCTCATGCCGATTGGTGATTACCCGATTCTCGAAGTCATACTCCGCCAGCTGCACCAGTGCGGGTTTGATGACATCATCATCAGCACCGGATACCTCCATGAAATCATCCGCGCATATCTCGACTCTGCGGCACATCCGGGATGGCATATCCGGTACAGCCATGAACAGGAGCCGCTCGGGACAATCGGTCCGCTCCGCCTCATACATGATCTCGAATCCCGCTTCCTCGTAATGAACGGGGATATCCTGACCGATCTGAATTACCGGCTCCTGATGGAGGCGCATACTGCACAGGAGGCCCGTGCGACGGTTGCGACATACCAGCGCGATGTCCCGATCGATTTCGGTGTTCTCACACGCGATGCGGAGAACCGGATCACATCGTTCCGTGAAAAACCGCTTTTCCACTTCGACGTGAGCATGGGAATTTACGTCTTTGAGCGGGACATTCTGGAGTTTGTCCCGGAGGACAGGCCGTTCGGCTTCGATGATCTGATGTATGCGCTGATTGACGCGGAAGAGCGGGTGTACAGTTACCCCTATGACGGGTACTGGCTCGATATCGGGCGTCCCGACGATTATGAACGCTCCATCGAAGAGTTCGATCAATTCAGGGACCGGTTTTTGATATGA
- a CDS encoding NAD-dependent dehydratase, with protein sequence MKWKGKSVLVTGAGGFIGSHLVERLLGEGANVTALVHYNSRNDWGMLEDISHEGKSPEVIAGDVTDARAVRCCTEGKDVVFHLAALIGIPYSYRAPESYVATNIRGTLNVMQAALDAGVSRVVHTSTSEVYGTARYTPIDEEHPLQGQSPYSASKIGADKIAESFFCSFDLPVTTLRPFNTFGPRQSTRAIIPTIITQALTSDTVRLGSLDPVRDLTYVADTVSAFIRIAGSPAAIGETVNAGSGKGVTIGELARMILNAVNPDATIATDDARVRPGKSEVMTLICNNEKAGNLIGWKPSYTLEEGIALTITWMKEHLARYKPGLYTV encoded by the coding sequence ATGAAATGGAAGGGAAAATCAGTACTGGTGACCGGTGCCGGCGGTTTCATCGGAAGTCATCTGGTCGAACGCCTTCTCGGGGAAGGTGCAAACGTCACCGCACTGGTCCATTACAACTCCCGCAATGATTGGGGAATGCTTGAGGATATCTCCCATGAAGGCAAATCCCCTGAGGTTATAGCGGGAGATGTGACGGATGCGCGCGCTGTACGGTGCTGTACCGAAGGCAAAGATGTCGTTTTTCACCTCGCGGCACTTATCGGAATCCCCTATTCGTACCGTGCACCGGAATCCTACGTGGCCACGAATATCAGGGGAACCCTGAACGTGATGCAGGCGGCTCTCGATGCCGGCGTGTCCCGCGTCGTACATACGTCCACGAGCGAAGTATACGGGACCGCGCGCTATACCCCCATCGATGAGGAACACCCCCTGCAAGGCCAGTCCCCGTACTCGGCCAGCAAGATCGGAGCTGACAAAATCGCCGAATCGTTCTTCTGCTCCTTCGATCTCCCGGTGACGACGCTCCGTCCGTTCAATACCTTCGGGCCCCGCCAGTCGACCCGCGCCATAATTCCCACAATCATTACCCAGGCGCTCACATCGGATACCGTGAGACTCGGATCCTTGGATCCGGTCAGGGATCTGACCTATGTCGCTGACACCGTTTCCGCTTTCATCAGGATAGCCGGATCGCCGGCAGCGATCGGAGAGACGGTAAATGCAGGAAGCGGAAAGGGCGTGACAATCGGTGAGCTTGCACGGATGATCCTCAACGCGGTCAATCCTGACGCAACGATTGCGACAGACGATGCCCGGGTAAGGCCCGGAAAGAGCGAAGTGATGACACTTATCTGCAATAACGAAAAAGCCGGAAACCTGATTGGCTGGAAACCGTCATATACGCTCGAAGAGGGCATCGCCCTCACAATCACATGGATGAAGGAACACCTCGCACGGTATAAGCCGGGACTGTATACGGTGTAG
- a CDS encoding asparagine synthase: MCGIAGHFAMSGGEPDEMLVRRMSGRLVHRGPDGEGFFRDGRIALAHRRLSIIDLSEHAVQPMTNEDGSLLLVFNGEIYNYRELRKELALLGHRFRSESDSEVILHAFEEWGPECLARFNGMWAFALYDSTCGELFCARDRFGIKPFYYALRDGSLYFASEIKALLEHPGIGTRPDDEMVMAFLAWGVMDHTPATMFAGISQLPPAHFMVVRGGEALPPERYWRLFMSDTVVSRGSAEEADAAGRCIDLLRDSVRLRLRSDVPVGTCLSGGIDSSTIVALINGLIRTESPGSVGDRQNTFSARYADERFDEGRFIDIALAGTEISPHSVYPDPDRLKEHLDRLVYMQDEPFGSLSIFAQYCVMHLAGTMVRVVLDGQGADEQLGGYIAYMVPFFRSLVRHPARAVSEVGLSLLRHHAFFRDAFVQRQVRSGRRALLSGSVPSINRYEGTLDRVLAAEIEATNLPALLHYEDRNSMAFSVEARVPFLDYRLAEFFGALPLDHKIRRGVTKSVLRKAIKGIVPDAIRCRMDKVGFAAPDEVWMKEDLRALICSILTSESFRKRKYWNATAVEESFRDFLAGTSAYSHEIWRIVCTELWLRSFFDGRSGNP; encoded by the coding sequence ATGTGCGGGATTGCGGGGCATTTTGCCATGTCCGGAGGTGAACCGGACGAGATGCTGGTACGACGCATGTCCGGGCGGCTTGTCCATCGAGGACCCGACGGGGAGGGTTTCTTTCGTGACGGCCGCATTGCCCTTGCCCACCGGCGCCTGTCCATCATCGATCTGAGTGAGCATGCCGTACAGCCGATGACGAACGAAGACGGGTCGCTCCTGCTCGTTTTCAACGGGGAAATCTATAATTATCGGGAACTCCGGAAGGAGCTTGCCCTGCTCGGCCACCGTTTCAGGTCGGAAAGCGACAGTGAAGTCATCCTCCATGCCTTCGAGGAATGGGGGCCCGAGTGCCTTGCACGGTTCAACGGCATGTGGGCATTCGCCCTGTATGACAGTACCTGCGGAGAACTCTTCTGCGCCCGCGATCGCTTCGGGATAAAGCCTTTTTATTATGCTCTCAGGGACGGATCACTCTACTTCGCCTCGGAGATCAAGGCGCTGCTCGAACATCCGGGCATTGGCACACGCCCTGATGATGAGATGGTGATGGCGTTTCTTGCATGGGGCGTTATGGACCATACGCCGGCAACAATGTTTGCAGGAATATCCCAGCTCCCTCCGGCCCATTTCATGGTTGTTCGCGGTGGTGAAGCGCTCCCTCCGGAACGCTACTGGCGGCTCTTCATGTCGGATACGGTGGTATCACGCGGAAGTGCTGAAGAGGCGGACGCTGCCGGGCGGTGTATTGACCTGCTCCGTGATTCCGTAAGGCTTCGCCTTCGAAGTGATGTGCCGGTCGGGACCTGCCTGAGCGGTGGCATTGATTCGTCGACAATTGTCGCCCTGATTAATGGTCTGATCCGTACCGAATCACCGGGGAGTGTCGGGGATCGCCAGAACACCTTCTCGGCCCGGTATGCCGATGAACGATTTGATGAGGGCAGATTTATCGACATCGCCCTTGCAGGAACAGAGATCTCGCCCCATTCCGTATATCCTGATCCGGATCGGCTGAAAGAGCATCTCGATCGGCTTGTCTACATGCAGGATGAGCCCTTTGGATCGCTCTCCATATTCGCACAGTACTGTGTTATGCATCTTGCCGGTACAATGGTCCGTGTCGTGCTTGACGGGCAGGGTGCGGACGAGCAGCTGGGAGGATACATCGCATATATGGTACCGTTCTTCCGCAGTCTCGTCCGCCACCCTGCCCGTGCCGTAAGTGAAGTGGGGTTGAGCCTTCTGCGCCACCACGCCTTCTTCCGGGACGCCTTCGTGCAGAGGCAGGTTCGATCCGGCAGGCGTGCGCTCCTGAGTGGATCGGTGCCCTCCATTAACCGGTATGAAGGTACGCTTGACCGCGTTCTTGCCGCTGAGATTGAGGCTACGAACCTTCCCGCCCTTTTGCACTACGAAGACAGGAATTCGATGGCTTTTTCCGTTGAGGCGCGGGTTCCGTTTCTTGACTACCGTCTTGCCGAGTTTTTCGGGGCACTTCCGCTCGACCATAAAATTCGCAGGGGTGTAACGAAATCCGTTCTCAGAAAGGCCATCAAAGGGATTGTCCCCGATGCAATTCGATGCCGCATGGATAAAGTCGGATTCGCCGCACCCGATGAGGTGTGGATGAAAGAGGATCTCCGTGCGTTGATCTGTTCAATCCTCACCTCGGAGAGTTTCCGGAAACGGAAGTACTGGAATGCCACCGCAGTTGAAGAAAGCTTTCGTGATTTTCTCGCCGGCACTTCGGCATATTCCCATGAAATATGGAGAATTGTGTGCACGGAACTCTGGCTGCGCAGTTTTTTTGACGGTCGCTCAGGGAATCCATGA